One genomic segment of Rhizorhabdus phycosphaerae includes these proteins:
- a CDS encoding phosphatase PAP2 family protein encodes MKLRSAMARTGALVALAGAAVMVGAQAGPAPFLDAGYLTLVDVVPPAPIPQEPRGQADRDVHKATRALENSERWSMAVADQAGDAASMMRAFGCAARLSITPQTAPRTAALIERASRDVVREANELRAYYKRRRLLLTESGATCVVPDDSLRMSYDYPSADAARGWSWALILAEILHERAAPILARGRAYGESGVVCGTHSMSAVEAGRLTASTTLAVVRTEQSYADGVVAARNELTALQRSGAMPSAQSCASEELLVTQPIFR; translated from the coding sequence GTGAAGCTTCGATCGGCAATGGCGAGGACGGGCGCGCTCGTGGCCCTTGCGGGGGCCGCGGTCATGGTCGGCGCGCAGGCGGGGCCGGCACCGTTTCTGGATGCTGGCTATCTCACGCTGGTCGATGTCGTCCCGCCGGCACCGATCCCTCAGGAGCCTCGGGGACAGGCCGACCGCGATGTGCACAAGGCCACCCGCGCGCTGGAGAATAGCGAGCGCTGGAGCATGGCGGTGGCCGATCAGGCCGGCGATGCCGCCAGCATGATGCGTGCCTTCGGCTGTGCCGCCCGGCTTTCGATCACGCCGCAGACGGCGCCGCGTACGGCGGCGCTGATCGAACGCGCTTCGCGGGACGTGGTGCGCGAGGCCAACGAACTGCGCGCCTATTACAAGCGCCGCCGCCTCTTGCTGACCGAATCGGGCGCCACCTGCGTCGTTCCGGACGATTCGCTGCGGATGAGCTACGACTATCCCTCGGCCGATGCCGCACGGGGGTGGAGCTGGGCCTTGATCCTGGCCGAAATCCTGCACGAGCGAGCCGCGCCTATCCTCGCGCGGGGGCGAGCTTATGGTGAGAGCGGCGTCGTCTGCGGTACTCACAGCATGAGCGCGGTGGAGGCCGGCCGGCTGACCGCGTCGACGACCCTGGCGGTCGTTCGCACCGAGCAGTCTTATGCGGATGGGGTGGTTGCGGCGCGCAACGAGCTTACTGCGCTGCAGCGTAGTGGGGCGATGCCTTCCGCCCAGAGTTGCGCATCCGAGGAACTTCTCGTCACGCAGCCGATATTTCGCTGA
- a CDS encoding MlaA family lipoprotein: MRSSARIAGVAALGLLLSACTSTRVGTDRLAEKDPLEGFNRAVFSVNRGADKILVKPVTQVYRGVAPKPARDGIRNFFANVGEPFSFINNILQGKGDRAARNVGRFLVNSTIGVAGLFDQASRMGIKRADEDFGQTLAAWGANGGPYLMLPLLGPSTLRDGVGTGSAWFLDPYRVCTRECDLPKGSQLALTASQVISIRDGLIESGADNFLASTLDPYAATRSAYLQRRRAEILDQEDNFSAGADTDAGLPAADALGAADADAGLGTPDPAGDGAAPTVTAPAPETVSEPEKQPD; encoded by the coding sequence ATGCGTTCATCGGCACGGATTGCGGGCGTCGCAGCCCTGGGCCTGCTGCTTTCCGCCTGCACCTCGACGCGCGTCGGGACGGACAGGCTTGCTGAAAAGGACCCGCTCGAGGGGTTCAATCGCGCCGTGTTCTCGGTCAATCGCGGGGCCGACAAGATTCTCGTGAAGCCTGTGACACAGGTTTATCGCGGCGTCGCGCCGAAGCCGGCCCGCGATGGCATCCGCAACTTCTTCGCCAATGTCGGCGAGCCCTTTTCCTTCATCAACAATATCCTGCAGGGCAAGGGCGACCGAGCCGCGCGCAATGTGGGCCGCTTCCTGGTCAACAGCACCATCGGCGTCGCAGGATTGTTCGATCAGGCCAGCCGGATGGGGATCAAGCGCGCCGACGAGGACTTCGGTCAGACCCTCGCGGCGTGGGGTGCGAATGGCGGTCCTTATCTGATGCTCCCGCTGCTCGGCCCTTCGACGCTGCGCGACGGCGTCGGAACTGGCAGCGCCTGGTTCCTCGACCCCTACCGTGTGTGCACCCGCGAATGCGACCTGCCGAAGGGATCGCAGCTCGCGCTGACCGCGAGTCAGGTGATCAGCATCCGCGATGGCCTGATCGAGAGTGGCGCCGACAACTTCCTCGCATCGACGCTCGATCCCTATGCGGCGACGCGGTCGGCCTATCTCCAGCGTCGTCGAGCGGAGATTCTTGACCAGGAAGACAATTTCAGCGCGGGCGCCGACACCGACGCGGGGCTCCCGGCCGCAGACGCGCTGGGTGCCGCCGATGCCGATGCCGGCCTCGGCACCCCCGATCCGGCAGGCGACGGCGCAGCGCCGACCGTTACGGCACCGGCCCCCGAGACCGTTTCGGAGCCGGAAAAACAGCCTGATTAA
- a CDS encoding ArsR/SmtB family transcription factor, with product MSAYMPLDALAIFRALADPTRLRIFHLLRAMELSIGELAQVLGQSQPRVSRHVKILTDAGLAERRKEGSWVFLGLGQEQAVAPLFAAMDGWSDESEAAWIATDRARLTAVRADRAAAAARYFAEHAEEWDAIRSLHVPESAVEGRILSILSGAPVGRLVDIGTGTGRMIELIGARASSAMGIDRSPEMLRLARVKLAEAGLDGADLRQGDMYALPLADGMADLVLLHQVLHFAQHPSAAIAECARLLSPGGRLLIVDFASHDLEELRTRDAHARLGFTDDQIGGWFGSAGLGLDRVEELVGDALTVKLWLGVRSQRAQLKVAS from the coding sequence ATGTCTGCATATATGCCGCTCGACGCATTGGCCATCTTCCGGGCGCTTGCCGACCCGACCCGTCTTCGCATCTTCCATCTGCTACGCGCGATGGAGCTGTCGATCGGCGAGCTGGCACAGGTTCTGGGACAAAGCCAGCCACGGGTTTCACGACATGTGAAGATATTGACCGATGCCGGCCTGGCCGAACGGCGCAAGGAGGGCAGCTGGGTCTTCCTCGGGCTGGGTCAGGAACAGGCGGTCGCGCCGCTCTTCGCCGCCATGGACGGCTGGAGCGATGAGAGCGAAGCGGCCTGGATCGCAACCGATCGTGCGCGGCTGACGGCCGTGCGGGCGGATCGTGCGGCGGCGGCGGCGCGCTACTTCGCCGAACATGCCGAGGAATGGGACGCGATTCGTTCGCTCCACGTGCCGGAAAGCGCCGTCGAAGGGCGGATCCTGTCCATCCTGTCGGGCGCCCCGGTCGGCCGACTCGTCGATATCGGGACGGGTACGGGGCGGATGATCGAACTGATCGGCGCGCGCGCGAGCTCGGCCATGGGGATCGACCGCAGTCCCGAAATGCTCCGGCTTGCGCGCGTGAAGCTGGCCGAGGCCGGACTCGACGGGGCCGATCTGCGCCAGGGCGACATGTATGCATTGCCGCTGGCCGACGGCATGGCGGACCTCGTCCTGCTCCATCAGGTTCTGCATTTCGCACAGCATCCGTCGGCAGCGATAGCCGAATGCGCGCGACTCCTGTCGCCGGGCGGCCGGCTGCTCATCGTCGATTTCGCCAGTCACGATCTCGAGGAGCTTCGCACCCGCGACGCCCATGCGCGTCTCGGCTTTACGGATGATCAGATTGGCGGCTGGTTCGGGTCGGCCGGTCTCGGTCTCGATCGCGTCGAGGAACTGGTCGGCGACGCGCTGACGGTCAAACTCTGGTTGGGCGTGCGCAGTCAGCGCGCGCAGTTGAAGGTAGCATCATGA
- the metF gene encoding methylenetetrahydrofolate reductase [NAD(P)H] — translation MSTVPFSQLEEARRALDTPLFADLAGDAAVSFEFFPPKTEKMEESLWAAIQTLAPLNPRFVSVTYGAGGSTRERTHQTVERIVAETGIPAAAHLTCVEASKADIEEIARAYWSAGVRHIVALRGDPPTQGASFAPHPDGYRNAAELVAGLKAIHPFEISVAAYPESHPEAVSLESDLANLKAKFDAGATRAITQFFFSPETFFRFCDKARAAGIEGEIVPGILPVSNVAQTRKFAAMCGAAIPAWMDRLFEGLDDHPAARQLVAATVAAEMCRRLYAGGVREFHFYTLNRAELAFSICHLLGLRAKGAGLEAAA, via the coding sequence ATGAGCACTGTTCCATTCAGTCAGCTCGAGGAAGCCCGCCGGGCCCTCGACACGCCGCTGTTCGCCGACCTCGCCGGCGATGCCGCCGTCTCCTTCGAATTCTTCCCGCCTAAGACCGAGAAGATGGAGGAGAGCCTGTGGGCCGCGATCCAGACGCTGGCCCCGCTCAACCCCCGCTTCGTCTCGGTGACGTACGGCGCCGGCGGATCGACGCGCGAGCGGACGCACCAGACGGTCGAACGGATCGTCGCCGAGACCGGCATTCCGGCGGCCGCACATCTGACCTGCGTCGAGGCAAGCAAGGCCGATATCGAGGAAATCGCGCGGGCCTATTGGTCGGCCGGCGTCCGCCACATCGTCGCGCTGCGGGGTGACCCGCCGACGCAGGGTGCCAGCTTCGCGCCGCACCCCGATGGCTATCGCAACGCCGCCGAGCTGGTCGCCGGGCTCAAGGCGATCCACCCGTTCGAGATTTCGGTCGCGGCCTATCCCGAGAGCCACCCCGAAGCGGTCAGCCTGGAAAGCGACCTCGCCAATCTGAAGGCGAAGTTCGACGCAGGCGCGACGCGCGCGATCACCCAGTTCTTCTTCTCGCCCGAGACTTTCTTCCGCTTTTGCGACAAGGCGCGCGCCGCTGGAATCGAGGGCGAGATCGTGCCGGGCATCCTGCCGGTGTCGAACGTCGCTCAGACGCGCAAATTCGCTGCGATGTGCGGGGCGGCCATCCCCGCCTGGATGGACCGGCTGTTCGAAGGCCTCGACGATCATCCCGCCGCGCGGCAGCTTGTCGCGGCTACGGTCGCGGCCGAGATGTGCCGCCGCCTCTATGCCGGCGGGGTCCGCGAATTTCACTTCTACACGCTCAACCGGGCGGAACTGGCTTTCTCGATCTGCCATCTCCTCGGGCTGCGCGCCAAGGGCGCCGGCCTCGAGGCGGCGGCCTGA
- a CDS encoding homocysteine S-methyltransferase family protein, producing MHKSEAAAIFRDQARQRILLTDGAFGTMIQSYKLQEADYRGDLDLPCDQKGNNDLLVLTRPDVIDAITRQYLDAGSDIVSTNTFNANIISQGDYDAVHLVRDMNVAAASIARKAADDYAARDGRPRFVAGAIGPTNKTLSLSPDVNDPGYRAIDFDTMRDVYQDQVAGLLDGGCDFILIETVFDTLNAKAAIMAVLDEQVKRGTEIPIMLSMTITDMSGRNLSGHSVEAFWHSVRHAHPLTIGLNCAFGADLLRPHVQVLSAMADTLVMIYPNAGLPNDLGQYDEQPATTGGFIGEWADQALVNVVGGCCGSTPAHIAAMAAAVKGKPPREPHVHDHYTRLAGLDPMTMVA from the coding sequence ATGCATAAATCAGAAGCCGCTGCGATCTTCCGCGACCAGGCCCGCCAGCGCATCCTGCTCACCGACGGCGCCTTCGGCACGATGATCCAGAGCTACAAGCTGCAGGAAGCCGACTATCGCGGCGACCTCGACCTGCCCTGCGACCAGAAGGGCAATAACGACCTTCTGGTGCTGACCCGGCCCGACGTGATTGACGCGATCACGCGGCAATATCTGGACGCGGGGTCGGATATCGTATCGACCAACACTTTCAACGCGAACATCATCAGCCAGGGCGATTATGACGCGGTCCATCTCGTCCGCGACATGAACGTGGCGGCGGCATCGATCGCACGAAAGGCGGCCGACGATTATGCCGCGCGCGATGGTCGCCCGCGCTTCGTCGCCGGCGCGATCGGGCCGACCAACAAGACGCTGTCGTTGTCGCCCGACGTCAACGATCCCGGCTATCGCGCGATCGATTTCGACACGATGCGCGACGTCTATCAGGACCAGGTCGCGGGGCTGCTCGACGGCGGCTGCGACTTCATTCTGATCGAGACGGTGTTCGATACGCTCAACGCCAAGGCTGCGATCATGGCCGTGCTGGACGAGCAGGTGAAGCGCGGCACCGAGATTCCGATCATGCTGTCGATGACCATCACCGACATGTCGGGCCGCAATCTCTCGGGCCATTCGGTCGAGGCCTTCTGGCATTCGGTGCGCCATGCGCATCCCCTGACGATCGGGCTCAACTGCGCCTTCGGTGCCGACCTGCTGCGCCCGCATGTCCAGGTGCTGTCCGCAATGGCCGACACGCTGGTCATGATCTACCCCAATGCGGGCCTGCCCAACGATCTGGGCCAATATGACGAGCAGCCCGCGACCACGGGGGGCTTCATCGGGGAATGGGCGGATCAGGCGCTGGTCAACGTCGTCGGCGGCTGCTGCGGTTCGACGCCCGCGCACATCGCGGCGATGGCGGCGGCGGTAAAGGGCAAGCCGCCGCGCGAACCGCATGTGCATGACCACTACACCCGGCTCGCCGGGCTCGATCCGATGACGATGGTGGCCTGA
- the metH gene encoding methionine synthase yields MTTTTTAQFVNIGERTNVTGSAAFKKLIMGGDYTRAVEVARQQVENGAQIVDVNMDEGLLDAEMAMTTFLKLIAAEPDIARVPVMIDSSKWSVIEAGLKCVSGKPIVNSISMKEGEEAFLTQARKCRAYGAAVVVMAFDEVGQADTKERKVEICERAYRLLVADGFPPEDIIFDPNIFAVATGIEEHRRYAIDFIEATAEIKKRCPHCHISGGVSNLSFSFRGNEPVRRAMHSVFLYHAIQAGMDMGIVNAGQLDVYDAIDPELREACEDVIWDRREDATERLITLAERFRGTDAAAEKAAEEWRGWEVAKRLEHALVKGIDAYVVEDTEEARQHFARPIEVIEGPLMDGMNVVGDLFGSGKMFLPQVVKSARVMKKAVAYLLPFIEAQKTPGQRAKGRIIMATVKGDVHDIGKNIVGVVLQCNGYEVIDLGVMVPWMDILKAANENDADIIGLSGLITPSLDEMVTVAAEMQRSKMSMPLLIGGATTSKVHTALRIAPAYEGPVIHVLDASRAVGVASTLLSDTQRDDFVAKTAADYDAVRRAREGKGQNELATLEEARANGFVADFALKPEAPRQPGTHVFADWPLEDLRSLIDWTPFFRAWELAGNYPAILDDAIVGESARNLFADAQQMLDTVIAEKWLTARGVAALWPARSAGDDVIVEHEGREVRLPFLRQQIRKREGRANMCLADFVAPVGDWLGGFAVGIHGIDEHIARFKADHDDYRDILLKALADRLAEAFAERLHQHVRTELWGYAEGEQLTNEALIKEQYRGIRPAPGYPACPDHSQKPILFDLLKAGDNAGIVLTESFAMLPTAAVSGFYFGHPEASYFGVARIGRDQLEDYAERRGVDLDTAERWLRPNLD; encoded by the coding sequence ATGACGACCACCACCACTGCGCAGTTCGTGAACATCGGCGAGCGCACGAACGTGACCGGTTCGGCCGCGTTCAAGAAGCTGATCATGGGTGGCGACTATACCAGGGCGGTCGAGGTCGCGCGGCAGCAGGTCGAGAACGGGGCCCAGATCGTCGACGTCAACATGGACGAGGGGCTGCTCGACGCCGAGATGGCGATGACCACCTTCCTCAAGCTTATCGCGGCCGAGCCCGACATCGCGCGCGTGCCGGTGATGATCGACAGCTCGAAATGGTCGGTGATCGAGGCGGGCCTCAAATGCGTGTCGGGCAAGCCGATCGTCAACTCGATCAGCATGAAGGAGGGCGAGGAGGCCTTTCTCACCCAGGCGCGCAAATGCCGGGCCTATGGTGCGGCCGTCGTGGTCATGGCGTTCGACGAGGTCGGGCAGGCGGACACCAAGGAGCGCAAGGTCGAAATCTGCGAGCGCGCCTATCGCCTGCTTGTCGCGGACGGATTTCCACCCGAAGACATCATCTTCGATCCCAATATCTTCGCGGTCGCGACGGGCATCGAAGAGCATCGCCGCTACGCGATCGACTTCATCGAGGCGACCGCCGAGATCAAGAAGCGTTGCCCGCACTGCCACATCTCGGGTGGCGTCTCGAACCTCAGCTTCTCCTTCCGCGGCAACGAGCCGGTGCGGCGCGCTATGCACAGCGTGTTCCTCTACCACGCCATCCAGGCGGGCATGGACATGGGGATCGTCAATGCCGGCCAGCTCGACGTCTATGATGCGATCGACCCGGAATTGCGCGAAGCCTGCGAGGATGTGATCTGGGACCGGCGGGAGGACGCGACCGAACGGCTGATCACCCTGGCCGAGCGCTTCCGGGGTACCGACGCGGCGGCCGAGAAGGCGGCGGAGGAATGGCGCGGCTGGGAGGTCGCGAAGCGGCTGGAACATGCTCTGGTCAAGGGCATCGATGCTTATGTCGTCGAGGACACCGAAGAGGCGCGCCAACATTTCGCGCGCCCGATCGAGGTGATCGAGGGGCCGCTGATGGACGGCATGAACGTCGTCGGCGACCTGTTCGGATCGGGCAAGATGTTCCTGCCGCAGGTGGTGAAGTCCGCGCGCGTCATGAAGAAGGCGGTCGCCTATCTCTTGCCCTTCATCGAGGCGCAGAAGACGCCGGGGCAGCGCGCCAAGGGCCGGATCATCATGGCCACGGTCAAGGGCGACGTCCACGATATCGGCAAGAACATCGTCGGCGTGGTCCTCCAGTGCAACGGCTATGAGGTCATCGACCTGGGCGTGATGGTGCCCTGGATGGACATATTGAAGGCGGCCAACGAGAATGACGCCGACATCATCGGCCTGTCGGGGCTGATCACGCCATCGCTCGACGAGATGGTGACCGTCGCGGCGGAAATGCAGCGCAGCAAGATGTCGATGCCGCTGCTCATCGGTGGTGCGACCACGTCGAAGGTGCACACCGCGCTCCGTATCGCGCCGGCCTATGAGGGGCCGGTCATCCACGTGCTTGACGCCAGCCGCGCGGTCGGGGTCGCCTCGACGCTGCTGTCGGATACGCAGCGCGACGATTTCGTGGCGAAGACCGCGGCCGATTATGATGCCGTGCGGCGCGCACGCGAGGGCAAGGGGCAGAACGAACTCGCGACGCTGGAGGAGGCGCGCGCCAACGGCTTCGTCGCCGATTTCGCGCTGAAGCCCGAAGCTCCGCGCCAGCCCGGCACGCATGTCTTCGCCGACTGGCCGCTCGAGGATTTGCGCTCCCTGATCGACTGGACGCCTTTCTTCCGGGCCTGGGAACTGGCTGGCAACTATCCCGCGATCCTCGACGACGCGATCGTCGGGGAAAGCGCCCGCAACCTGTTCGCCGATGCGCAGCAGATGCTGGACACCGTCATCGCCGAGAAGTGGCTTACGGCACGGGGCGTGGCGGCGCTCTGGCCGGCGCGCTCGGCGGGGGACGACGTGATCGTCGAGCATGAAGGGCGCGAGGTGCGCCTTCCCTTCCTGCGGCAGCAGATTCGCAAGCGCGAGGGACGCGCGAACATGTGTCTCGCCGACTTCGTCGCGCCGGTGGGTGACTGGCTGGGAGGCTTCGCCGTCGGCATCCACGGCATCGACGAGCATATCGCCCGCTTCAAGGCCGACCATGACGATTATCGCGACATCCTGCTCAAGGCGCTGGCGGATCGTCTCGCGGAGGCTTTCGCGGAGCGGCTGCACCAGCATGTTCGCACCGAATTGTGGGGCTATGCCGAGGGCGAACAGCTGACCAACGAGGCGCTGATCAAGGAGCAGTATCGCGGCATTCGTCCCGCGCCGGGCTATCCGGCCTGCCCCGACCACAGCCAGAAGCCGATCCTGTTCGACCTGCTCAAGGCCGGGGACAATGCCGGCATTGTCCTGACCGAGAGCTTCGCGATGCTTCCGACTGCGGCGGTCTCGGGCTTCTATTTCGGGCATCCGGAGGCGAGCTATTTCGGCGTGGCACGCATCGGCCGAGACCAGCTCGAGGACTATGCGGAACGGCGCGGGGTCGATCTCGACACGGCCGAACGCTGGCTGCGGCCGAACCTGGATTGA
- a CDS encoding right-handed parallel beta-helix repeat-containing protein has protein sequence MRHVSLFVLLSLSGPAFGLPFTIEQNGQSFASLAAAVAAVGDDSATILIAPGRYSDCAVQQAGRITYRAIRPLSAIFDGGICEGKAALVLRGRESRIEGLLFENMNVPEGNGAGIRIEKGNLTVVGSLFRNSEQGILGADDPGSSILIDRSTFSGLGRCDRGLACAHSLYLGAYRAVTVRRSRFERGRGGHYVKSRARIIEIADSSFDDTEGRATNYMIDLPEGASGRILRNVMVQGVDKENRSAFIAVSAEGRVNPSSGLVVARNHASQVREANWPTSLVADWTGSVRNVVDNVSIGRIERLQVMGVEDGSLRARTYRWFYRLAAGIKHRLFD, from the coding sequence ATGCGCCACGTCAGTCTGTTCGTCCTGCTCAGCCTTTCCGGTCCTGCCTTCGGTCTGCCCTTCACGATCGAGCAGAACGGGCAGTCCTTCGCGAGCCTTGCAGCAGCGGTGGCTGCGGTCGGCGACGACAGCGCGACGATCCTGATCGCACCGGGGCGCTATTCGGACTGCGCGGTCCAGCAGGCGGGGCGGATCACCTACCGCGCCATACGCCCGCTCTCGGCGATCTTCGACGGCGGGATATGCGAAGGCAAGGCCGCGCTCGTGCTGCGCGGCCGCGAGTCCCGGATCGAGGGCCTCCTTTTCGAGAATATGAATGTCCCCGAAGGCAATGGCGCCGGTATCCGCATCGAGAAGGGGAACCTGACCGTCGTCGGCAGCCTGTTCCGCAATTCCGAACAGGGCATCCTCGGTGCCGACGATCCCGGCTCCTCGATCCTGATCGACCGCTCGACATTCTCCGGCCTGGGCCGCTGCGATCGCGGGCTGGCCTGCGCCCATTCACTCTATCTGGGTGCCTACCGGGCAGTCACCGTTCGACGCAGCCGATTCGAGCGAGGGCGCGGGGGCCATTATGTGAAGAGCCGCGCCCGCATCATAGAGATCGCCGACAGCAGCTTCGACGATACCGAAGGTCGCGCCACCAACTACATGATCGACCTGCCCGAAGGCGCGTCGGGCCGGATCCTGCGCAATGTGATGGTGCAGGGGGTGGACAAGGAAAATCGCTCGGCCTTCATCGCGGTGTCGGCCGAAGGCCGGGTCAACCCGTCGTCAGGACTGGTCGTCGCCCGGAACCACGCCTCGCAGGTGCGCGAGGCGAACTGGCCCACGAGCCTGGTCGCCGACTGGACCGGCAGCGTGAGGAATGTGGTGGACAATGTCTCGATCGGCAGGATCGAGCGCCTGCAGGTAATGGGTGTCGAGGACGGAAGCCTCCGCGCGCGCACCTATCGCTGGTTCTATCGCCTGGCAGCGGGGATCAAGCACCGCCTGTTCGACTGA